In Deinococcus multiflagellatus, the following proteins share a genomic window:
- the glmS gene encoding glutamine--fructose-6-phosphate transaminase (isomerizing), which produces MCGIVGYIGPRQAQDVLISGLAKLEYRGYDSAGIAVCSGERIDVKKKAGKLANLSTLLEGQPLTGTLGIGHTRWATHGLPNDTNAHPHATEDGRIVIIHNGIIENYLSLKEGLMARGHEFKSETDSEVLAHLIEEAYSGNLEEAVRAALSQVRGAYGIVVTHVDHREIVAARTVSPLVMGVGEGEMFLASDVPALLAYTRNMVFLHDGDMVVLSDDGFRVTDLAGTPQQRTIEHIEWDAEAAEKGGYDTYMLKEIYEQPQALTNTLIGRLHDETGEVNLDINLDPSSFKRISIIACGTAFYAGLVGEYLIEQLARIPVECDVASEYRYRDPLVSEHTLAIVVSQSGETIDTLEALREAKKFGARTLGVINAKGSSMTRELDDTLYIHAGPEIGVASTKAYTSMVSAFLLLALWLGRARGTLSAEQGAELLHAARELPRLVEEALAPERVARIQAVAEKYAMARDYLFLGRGVNSPTAFEGALKLKEISYIHAEAYAAGEMKHGPIALIDEHMPVAVIATESRLLEKTISNVQEVRARAGKVILFLSDGDTENARHGDDVIYVPRAHEMVSPVVNAIAMQLLAYFTATALGKDVDKPRNLAKSVTVE; this is translated from the coding sequence ATGTGCGGAATTGTTGGATACATTGGCCCCCGTCAGGCCCAGGACGTGCTGATCTCAGGCCTCGCCAAGCTGGAATACCGGGGCTACGACAGCGCCGGCATCGCCGTGTGCAGCGGCGAGCGCATTGACGTGAAGAAAAAGGCCGGCAAGCTGGCCAACTTAAGCACCCTGCTCGAAGGCCAGCCGCTGACCGGCACACTGGGTATCGGGCATACGCGCTGGGCCACCCACGGCCTGCCGAACGACACGAACGCCCACCCCCACGCCACCGAAGACGGCCGTATTGTGATCATCCACAACGGCATCATCGAGAACTACCTCTCGCTGAAAGAAGGCCTGATGGCCCGCGGCCACGAGTTCAAGAGCGAAACCGACAGTGAAGTGCTGGCCCACCTGATTGAAGAAGCCTACAGCGGCAACCTCGAAGAAGCCGTGCGCGCGGCCCTCTCGCAGGTGCGCGGCGCCTACGGCATCGTGGTGACGCACGTGGACCACCGCGAGATCGTGGCGGCCCGCACGGTCAGCCCCCTGGTGATGGGCGTGGGCGAGGGCGAGATGTTCCTGGCCAGCGACGTGCCCGCCCTGCTGGCCTACACCCGCAACATGGTGTTCCTGCACGACGGCGACATGGTGGTGCTCAGCGACGACGGCTTCCGCGTGACCGACCTGGCGGGCACCCCGCAGCAGCGCACCATCGAGCACATCGAATGGGACGCCGAGGCCGCCGAGAAGGGCGGGTACGACACCTACATGCTCAAGGAAATCTACGAGCAGCCCCAGGCCCTCACGAACACCCTGATTGGCCGCCTGCACGACGAAACCGGCGAGGTGAACCTGGACATCAACCTTGACCCCTCCTCGTTCAAGCGCATCTCGATCATTGCCTGCGGCACCGCCTTTTATGCCGGTCTGGTGGGCGAATACCTGATTGAGCAGCTCGCGCGCATTCCCGTGGAGTGCGACGTGGCCAGCGAATACCGCTACCGCGACCCCCTGGTCTCCGAGCACACCCTGGCGATTGTGGTCAGCCAGAGCGGCGAAACCATCGACACCCTGGAAGCCCTGCGCGAGGCCAAGAAGTTTGGCGCCCGGACCCTGGGTGTGATCAACGCCAAGGGCAGTTCCATGACCCGCGAACTGGACGACACCCTGTATATCCACGCGGGCCCGGAAATTGGCGTGGCGAGCACCAAGGCGTATACCAGCATGGTCAGCGCCTTCCTGCTGCTGGCGCTGTGGCTGGGCCGGGCGCGCGGAACGCTGAGCGCCGAGCAGGGCGCCGAACTGCTGCACGCCGCCCGCGAACTGCCCCGCCTGGTGGAAGAAGCCCTGGCCCCCGAGCGCGTGGCCCGCATCCAGGCAGTGGCCGAGAAGTACGCCATGGCCCGCGATTACCTGTTCCTGGGCCGCGGCGTGAACAGCCCCACCGCCTTTGAGGGCGCGCTGAAGCTCAAGGAGATCAGCTACATCCACGCCGAGGCCTACGCCGCTGGTGAGATGAAACACGGGCCCATCGCCCTGATTGACGAGCATATGCCCGTGGCCGTGATTGCCACCGAAAGCCGCCTGCTGGAAAAGACCATTTCCAACGTGCAGGAGGTGCGCGCCCGCGCTGGCAAGGTGATCCTGTTCCTCAGCGACGGCGACACGGAAAATGCCCGCCACGGCGACGACGTGATCTACGTGCCCCGCGCCCACGAGATGGTGAGCCCGGTGGTGAACGCCATTGCCATGCAGCTGCTGGCCTACTTCACCGCCACCGCGCTGGGCAAGGACGTGGATAAGCCGCGCAACCTCGCCAAGAGCGTGACGGTGGAGTAA
- a CDS encoding HNH endonuclease, protein MAQALPDVSKLIQSILRHDKKTNTFKMALIRALNDTALNFAALQGRGQGIAIPTRVLAEYWVGYYWPFMDAERPVMQGPRIFRAGVLRQDVAFRKELTELRELWRASLFGSDRPSDGVVLVSEMKVNAHAGEYGPEMLRKYIQVLRVVAKCVEQPITYSGGASNQYAVFSRQRYLRDLPAEVVPLPGARPDELCIVVPDCMWEGFKFYSMFVDALCIHEWSLFTENVTQVVEGVSRGGVYQALTDRPDNRRPLTWERNHIDLLLLEGETLLCFWTKRQLRLGAYDVDHIIPVATYPINELWNLVPSESRFNQHIKRALMPAEEWRSTLPQRLVEIYSFYQRSPALGEALRQGANLRFANDQISNLPSLANAVTTMVFSVADSKNTPRFKYFS, encoded by the coding sequence ATGGCGCAGGCTCTCCCGGATGTCAGCAAACTTATTCAGAGCATCCTACGGCATGACAAGAAGACCAATACGTTCAAAATGGCGCTGATACGTGCTTTGAATGACACTGCTCTTAACTTTGCGGCCTTACAGGGTAGAGGGCAGGGCATTGCCATTCCTACACGCGTCCTCGCGGAATATTGGGTGGGATACTACTGGCCGTTTATGGATGCTGAGCGCCCGGTTATGCAAGGGCCAAGAATTTTCCGAGCAGGCGTTCTGAGGCAGGACGTCGCTTTCCGAAAGGAACTAACCGAATTGAGGGAGCTTTGGCGGGCCTCTCTCTTTGGGTCTGACCGTCCCTCTGATGGCGTTGTGCTCGTCAGTGAAATGAAGGTCAATGCCCACGCTGGCGAGTACGGGCCGGAAATGCTGCGAAAGTACATCCAGGTTCTACGGGTGGTGGCGAAGTGTGTGGAGCAGCCGATTACTTACTCTGGCGGGGCAAGCAACCAATACGCTGTTTTTTCGCGTCAGAGATATTTGAGAGACCTACCCGCAGAGGTTGTGCCGCTGCCTGGAGCCAGGCCAGATGAACTTTGCATTGTTGTGCCAGATTGTATGTGGGAAGGGTTCAAATTCTACTCAATGTTCGTGGACGCGCTTTGCATCCACGAATGGAGCCTATTCACCGAGAACGTGACTCAGGTGGTGGAGGGCGTCAGCCGAGGCGGCGTCTATCAGGCACTGACTGACAGGCCTGATAATAGACGTCCTCTCACCTGGGAACGGAACCACATTGATCTCCTCCTCTTAGAAGGAGAAACCCTTCTCTGCTTCTGGACGAAGAGGCAGCTTCGTTTAGGTGCTTATGATGTTGACCACATCATTCCTGTCGCAACGTATCCAATCAATGAACTCTGGAATCTTGTTCCGTCTGAATCGAGGTTTAATCAGCATATTAAGCGAGCACTGATGCCTGCAGAGGAATGGCGCAGTACCCTGCCTCAACGGCTTGTGGAGATTTACTCGTTTTACCAGCGTAGCCCCGCATTGGGAGAAGCGCTAAGACAAGGTGCCAATTTGCGCTTTGCAAACGATCAGATTTCAAATTTGCCGAGTTTGGCCAATGCTGTCACAACGATGGTTTTCTCGGTGGCTGATTCAAAAAACACTCCTCGGTTCAAATATTTCTCCTGA
- a CDS encoding C1 family peptidase produces the protein MPTLSRAARPAAALLALSAALFGGAQAQNTVNLSGLQLQPIKIANLDLNVLRVAPTVFQQTLQAPNVLQLNLQDLPARIQARDAEINRSVDLVRNLQGAADLRADVARAALALPRGLTVPSTVTLRTGEVKPVLLYGQDTVALSVAQAEASAAANRAAILKSFGLSEQNPVPREFLAPESVRAVNIAPNVRITVPVVDLVKAAPPKPSQPQDELGGGFVNNPSDGACRFTPTNALFSQMRGNAINQITTIKDQGARGTCMAFAYVSALETLIARRNKGAFNLSEQYAYYWLRGDDGVLGDGAGWGDFNDIIGKARMIPTEVRWKYNPSRSRVRIPADITKPITEFKNSCLNYANQACSDTTAQAQLVCQGGTNNCAWKPEWDIAPNAAFNFRATQGSEVWVALASNFLGSGDAARAYRRAMLRQMIDRGDQLILGFNVDPAFDAIGANGLPNLGLMGGKVRGGHAVHVVGYINTGMQTYDAKIGGLVSVKLALPTGYFVIKNSWSCGFGDGGYAYLPDAFMDREVYGVYNIPNNAVASDMAGF, from the coding sequence ATGCCCACCCTGTCCCGCGCCGCCCGCCCCGCCGCCGCCCTGCTGGCCCTCAGCGCCGCCCTGTTTGGGGGGGCGCAGGCCCAGAACACCGTGAACCTCTCGGGCCTGCAGCTGCAGCCCATCAAGATTGCGAACCTGGACCTGAATGTGCTGCGCGTGGCGCCCACCGTGTTTCAGCAGACGCTGCAGGCCCCGAACGTGCTGCAGCTGAACCTGCAGGACCTGCCCGCGCGCATTCAGGCCCGCGACGCCGAGATCAACCGCAGCGTGGACCTTGTCCGGAACCTGCAGGGGGCCGCCGACCTGCGCGCAGACGTGGCCCGCGCCGCCCTGGCCCTGCCCCGGGGCCTGACGGTTCCCTCCACCGTCACCCTCCGCACCGGGGAAGTCAAACCTGTGCTGCTGTACGGTCAGGACACGGTGGCCCTGAGCGTCGCCCAGGCCGAGGCCAGCGCCGCCGCCAACCGCGCCGCCATCCTGAAATCGTTCGGCCTGAGCGAGCAGAACCCGGTGCCGCGTGAATTCCTGGCACCGGAGTCGGTGCGCGCGGTGAACATCGCCCCGAATGTCCGCATCACCGTGCCCGTCGTGGACCTCGTCAAAGCCGCGCCCCCCAAGCCCTCCCAGCCCCAGGACGAACTGGGCGGCGGCTTCGTGAACAATCCCAGCGACGGTGCGTGCCGTTTTACGCCCACCAACGCCCTGTTCAGCCAGATGCGCGGCAACGCCATCAACCAGATCACCACCATCAAGGACCAGGGCGCACGCGGCACCTGCATGGCGTTTGCCTACGTTTCGGCGCTGGAAACCCTGATCGCCCGGCGCAACAAGGGGGCGTTTAACCTCAGCGAGCAGTACGCCTACTACTGGCTGCGCGGCGATGACGGCGTGCTGGGTGACGGCGCCGGCTGGGGCGATTTCAACGACATCATTGGCAAGGCGCGCATGATCCCCACCGAGGTGCGCTGGAAGTACAACCCCTCGCGCAGCCGTGTCCGCATTCCCGCCGACATCACCAAACCCATCACGGAATTCAAAAACTCCTGCCTGAACTACGCGAATCAGGCGTGCAGCGACACCACCGCGCAGGCGCAGCTGGTCTGCCAGGGCGGCACCAACAACTGCGCCTGGAAGCCGGAATGGGACATTGCGCCAAACGCCGCCTTTAACTTCCGCGCCACGCAGGGCAGCGAAGTCTGGGTGGCCCTGGCCAGCAACTTCCTGGGCAGTGGCGACGCCGCCCGCGCCTACCGCCGCGCCATGCTGCGCCAGATGATTGACCGGGGCGACCAGCTGATTCTGGGCTTCAATGTTGATCCCGCCTTTGACGCCATTGGCGCCAACGGCCTGCCGAACCTGGGCCTGATGGGCGGCAAGGTGCGCGGCGGACACGCGGTTCATGTGGTGGGGTACATCAACACCGGCATGCAGACCTACGACGCCAAGATCGGCGGTCTGGTGAGCGTGAAGCTTGCCCTGCCCACCGGGTACTTCGTGATCAAGAACTCCTGGAGCTGCGGCTTTGGCGACGGCGGCTACGCCTACCTGCCCGACGCCTTCATGGACCGGGAAGTGTACGGGGTCTACAACATTCCGAACAATGCGGTGGCCTCGGATATGGCCGGGTTCTGA
- the lpdA gene encoding dihydrolipoyl dehydrogenase, with protein sequence MTKSFDYDVLVIGAGPGGYHAAIRAAQLGLKVACAEREAVGGVCLNVGCIPTKALLHAGEQIAAARHAADFGLTFGEQKMDIAKLNGWKDGIVKKLTGGVGSLFKANKVTHLQGQASFVDDHTVQVGDKTVTAGSIIIATGSEPAKLPGLEVDQVQIVDSTGALVMPDPVPARMLCVGGGVIGFEFAHVYTNMGSKVKVIEFLPNIIPGADADAVKEFQKAMKKQGIEIAVQTKANKAEKKADGIHVELEDVKTGTKTVEVFDRVLVAVGRRPRTDGLNAQAAGVVVNERGFIPADRQQRTNVPHIYSIGDVASNPMLAHKAMKEGLVAAEVIAGKPAEQDAVAIPGVVYTSPELAWVGLTEQEAKDKGYEIKTGVFPLSASGRAMTLQQTDGFVKMVVEKDTDLLLGVHIVGPHASDMLGEAGLALEMAATASDIALTIHAHPTLGESVLEAAEAVHKQAIHIMNR encoded by the coding sequence ATGACGAAATCCTTTGACTACGACGTGCTTGTGATCGGTGCGGGGCCCGGCGGCTACCACGCCGCGATCCGCGCCGCGCAGCTGGGGCTGAAGGTGGCCTGCGCCGAACGTGAAGCGGTGGGTGGCGTATGCCTGAACGTGGGCTGCATTCCCACCAAGGCGCTGCTGCACGCGGGTGAGCAGATTGCCGCCGCGCGGCACGCCGCCGATTTCGGCCTGACCTTTGGCGAGCAGAAGATGGACATCGCCAAGCTCAACGGCTGGAAAGACGGCATCGTGAAGAAGTTGACCGGGGGCGTGGGCTCGCTGTTCAAGGCGAACAAGGTCACGCATCTGCAAGGGCAGGCCAGCTTCGTGGATGACCACACCGTGCAGGTGGGCGACAAGACCGTGACCGCCGGCAGCATCATCATCGCCACCGGCTCCGAGCCGGCCAAGCTGCCGGGGCTGGAGGTGGACCAGGTGCAGATCGTGGACTCCACCGGCGCCCTGGTGATGCCCGACCCCGTGCCCGCGCGGATGCTGTGCGTGGGCGGCGGCGTGATCGGCTTTGAGTTCGCGCATGTGTACACGAACATGGGCAGCAAGGTCAAAGTGATTGAATTCCTGCCCAACATCATCCCGGGCGCCGACGCCGACGCGGTGAAGGAATTTCAGAAGGCCATGAAAAAGCAGGGCATCGAGATTGCCGTGCAGACCAAGGCCAACAAGGCCGAGAAGAAAGCCGACGGCATTCACGTGGAACTGGAAGACGTGAAGACCGGCACCAAGACGGTGGAGGTCTTTGACCGCGTGCTGGTGGCCGTGGGCCGCCGCCCCCGCACCGACGGCCTGAACGCCCAGGCGGCGGGCGTGGTTGTGAACGAGCGCGGCTTTATTCCCGCTGACCGCCAGCAGCGCACGAACGTGCCGCACATCTATTCCATTGGCGACGTGGCGAGTAACCCTATGCTGGCGCACAAGGCCATGAAAGAAGGGCTGGTGGCCGCCGAGGTGATTGCCGGCAAACCCGCCGAGCAGGACGCCGTGGCGATTCCCGGCGTGGTGTACACCAGCCCCGAACTGGCCTGGGTGGGCCTGACCGAGCAGGAAGCCAAGGACAAGGGCTACGAGATTAAGACCGGCGTGTTCCCCCTGTCGGCCTCGGGCCGCGCCATGACCCTGCAACAGACCGACGGCTTCGTGAAGATGGTCGTGGAAAAAGACACCGACCTGCTGCTGGGCGTGCACATCGTGGGCCCCCACGCCAGCGACATGTTGGGCGAGGCTGGCCTGGCCCTGGAAATGGCCGCCACCGCCAGCGACATCGCCCTGACCATCCACGCCCACCCCACCCTGGGCGAAAGCGTGCTGGAAGCCGCCGAGGCGGTGCATAAGCAGGCCATTCACATCATGAACCGCTAA
- the hemW gene encoding radical SAM family heme chaperone HemW, giving the protein MSSPGTSPAHSGPSRLDPVVRHLYVHVPFCPTICPYCDFHVLTRRAGLVERYLARLDEEAAQLAQTYAVDLDTVYLGGGTPSFLRDDELQALVSSVQTRLGWGRRENTLEVNPGTVSPARAAHWQTLGFDRASVGVQSLHDPTLTFLGRQHTAAQAADAVRTLVARGLRVSGDLITAVPGQPLDDDIHGLLALGVGHVSAYTLTIEPGTEFARRGVTVHEDDERRGFERTEALLTAAGFTRYEISNYARPGQESQHNLAYWHGRTYLGLGPGGAGHYPALPGGDGRWSMVDGKGADGGWPMADGEGQDKAAQGAPLPTAHTPLPTAHFPLPTPHPPLTFRRTNPHLHEWLTGEAGEAEAIFPHDYVTDALFMGLRLRAGLDLADLSRRSGVDVAGVYAAPIAENVAGGLLQLEGHQLRATPQGWWVLNRVVTDFLDAAPGGH; this is encoded by the coding sequence GTGAGTTCGCCCGGCACCAGCCCTGCCCATTCCGGCCCCAGCCGCCTCGACCCGGTGGTGCGGCACCTGTACGTGCATGTGCCGTTTTGCCCCACCATCTGCCCCTACTGCGACTTTCATGTTCTGACGCGCCGCGCCGGGCTGGTGGAGCGGTATCTGGCGCGGCTGGACGAGGAGGCCGCGCAGCTGGCGCAGACCTACGCCGTGGACCTGGACACCGTGTATCTGGGCGGCGGCACCCCCAGTTTTCTGCGCGACGACGAACTGCAGGCCCTGGTGAGCAGCGTGCAGACCAGGCTGGGCTGGGGCCGCAGGGAAAACACCCTGGAGGTGAACCCGGGCACCGTCAGCCCGGCGCGCGCCGCCCACTGGCAGACCCTGGGCTTTGACCGCGCCAGCGTGGGGGTGCAGAGCCTGCACGACCCCACCCTGACCTTTCTGGGCCGCCAGCACACCGCCGCCCAGGCCGCCGACGCCGTGCGCACCCTGGTGGCGCGCGGCCTGCGCGTGAGCGGCGACCTGATCACGGCGGTGCCGGGCCAGCCACTGGACGACGATATTCACGGCCTGCTGGCCCTGGGCGTGGGCCATGTGAGCGCCTACACCCTGACCATTGAGCCCGGCACCGAGTTCGCCCGCCGGGGCGTCACCGTGCACGAGGACGACGAGCGGCGCGGTTTCGAGCGCACCGAGGCGCTGCTGACGGCGGCCGGCTTCACCCGCTACGAGATCAGCAACTACGCCCGCCCGGGGCAGGAGTCGCAGCACAACCTCGCCTACTGGCACGGCCGCACGTACCTGGGGCTGGGGCCGGGGGGGGCGGGGCACTATCCGGCTTTGCCGGGTGGTGATGGTCGATGGTCGATGGTTGATGGAAAGGGCGCGGATGGCGGATGGCCGATGGCCGATGGCGAAGGGCAGGACAAGGCGGCGCAGGGCGCTCCACTACCCACGGCCCACACCCCACTTCCCACTGCCCACTTCCCACTTCCTACACCCCACCCCCCCCTCACCTTCCGGCGCACGAATCCGCACCTGCACGAGTGGCTGACAGGTGAGGCGGGCGAGGCCGAAGCGATCTTTCCGCACGACTACGTTACAGACGCGCTGTTTATGGGGCTGCGGCTCAGGGCGGGGCTGGATCTGGCGGACCTGTCGCGGCGCAGCGGAGTGGACGTGGCTGGGGTGTACGCGGCGCCTATTGCCGAGAACGTGGCGGGGGGGCTGCTACAACTGGAGGGCCACCAACTCCGCGCCACCCCACAGGGCTGGTGGGTGCTCAACCGCGTGGTCACCGACTTTCTGGACGCCGCGCCGGGCGGGCACTGA
- a CDS encoding bleomycin resistance protein yields MSAEDVSLVPVTEWAPLVPELTVQNLTQSLDVYTRLFGFTLHYTRPGFAYLSLGRVQWMLEQAGPEAGWATGPLERPYGRGLNFQIVAPDLDALHARLQGAGYPLFRPLHTATYAEGETLHTVRQLLVQDPDGYLLRFTD; encoded by the coding sequence ATGAGTGCCGAAGACGTCTCCCTGGTGCCAGTGACCGAGTGGGCGCCGCTGGTGCCCGAATTGACCGTGCAGAACCTGACCCAGAGCCTGGACGTCTACACGCGTCTGTTCGGCTTCACGCTGCACTACACGCGGCCCGGGTTTGCTTACCTGAGCCTGGGCCGCGTGCAGTGGATGCTGGAACAGGCCGGCCCCGAAGCGGGCTGGGCCACGGGGCCCCTGGAACGGCCCTATGGGCGTGGCCTCAACTTTCAGATCGTGGCCCCGGATCTTGACGCGCTGCACGCCCGCTTGCAGGGCGCCGGGTATCCGCTGTTCCGGCCGCTGCACACCGCCACCTATGCCGAGGGAGAAACGCTGCACACGGTCCGCCAGCTGTTGGTGCAGGACCCCGACGGCTATCTCCTGCGCTTCACGGACTGA
- a CDS encoding AEC family transporter produces the protein MWQALSDVLLPVLLVAGLGGLLSARLPIDQATVARITLYLLSPALVLEVLLTTPVQAGETLALGAAYALTVAGCLGLGWLCGLGRPVPEQRSLMASVAIWNSGNMGLPIALFAFGKTGFAQATLLFLMSFVGMYLVAPVVYSAGVPGQPRAGAALLLNMVRLPAVWMVGAGLLLRALHLHLPAGLMRGVELLAQATLPVVLLSLGLQLGAAGWPRLDLRVALATAARLLGGPLLGLGAGLLCGLGGPALAVLVLSASMPTAVNALLIAREYGGDADTVARTAFFSSVLSVPTIAAVVSLLPALT, from the coding sequence GTGTGGCAGGCGCTGAGCGATGTGTTGCTGCCCGTGCTGCTGGTGGCCGGGCTGGGCGGCCTGCTCTCCGCCCGGTTGCCCATTGATCAGGCCACGGTGGCGCGCATCACGCTGTATCTGCTCTCGCCGGCGCTGGTGCTGGAGGTGCTGCTGACCACCCCGGTGCAGGCGGGCGAAACCCTGGCGCTGGGCGCAGCCTACGCCCTGACGGTGGCGGGCTGCCTGGGCCTGGGGTGGCTGTGCGGGCTGGGCCGCCCGGTGCCGGAACAGCGCAGCCTGATGGCCAGCGTGGCGATCTGGAACAGCGGCAACATGGGCCTGCCTATCGCCCTGTTCGCCTTTGGCAAGACGGGTTTTGCCCAGGCCACGCTGCTGTTTCTGATGTCCTTTGTGGGCATGTATCTGGTGGCGCCCGTGGTGTACAGCGCCGGGGTGCCCGGCCAGCCCCGGGCCGGCGCGGCCCTGCTGCTGAACATGGTGCGCCTGCCCGCCGTGTGGATGGTGGGCGCAGGCCTGCTGCTGCGGGCCCTGCACCTTCACCTGCCCGCCGGGCTGATGCGCGGGGTGGAACTGCTGGCCCAGGCCACCCTGCCAGTGGTGCTGCTGTCGCTGGGCCTGCAACTGGGGGCTGCTGGCTGGCCCCGCCTGGACCTGCGGGTGGCCCTGGCCACCGCCGCGCGCCTGCTGGGGGGCCCGCTGCTGGGCCTGGGCGCCGGGCTGCTGTGCGGCCTGGGTGGGCCGGCCCTGGCGGTGCTGGTGCTCTCGGCCAGCATGCCCACAGCGGTCAACGCCCTGCTGATTGCCCGCGAGTACGGCGGCGACGCCGACACCGTGGCCCGCACCGCCTTTTTCAGTTCCGTGCTCAGTGTGCCGACCATCGCGGCGGTGGTCAGTCTGCTGCCGGCCCTGACCTGA
- a CDS encoding SUKH-4 family immunity protein — MIRAEWGQALRLYEPTTLTPWTLEKENAVFLTQVGLPTTATDGGNLVIRFYAAEAFYSIQVGDLHGICIGETDAGVAVLLEAHTGHIWAGDDAGLTFINTSLEALLCCMAMYHREFVARPLSTEEDEPGTDDLPGTPATRARADHLRERLNAIDPLALDASTQGEDVSLWGYVVEEVEFGVI; from the coding sequence TTGATTCGCGCCGAGTGGGGACAGGCGCTGCGCCTCTATGAGCCCACCACTTTAACGCCGTGGACACTTGAGAAGGAGAATGCGGTCTTTCTGACGCAGGTAGGGCTCCCAACCACCGCGACGGATGGTGGCAATCTCGTCATTCGGTTTTACGCCGCTGAGGCGTTCTACTCCATCCAGGTCGGTGATCTTCACGGGATCTGCATTGGGGAAACGGACGCTGGTGTGGCTGTCCTACTTGAGGCGCATACTGGTCATATCTGGGCGGGAGATGACGCAGGCCTGACCTTCATCAACACCTCGCTCGAAGCCTTGTTGTGTTGCATGGCTATGTATCATCGTGAGTTCGTCGCTCGCCCCCTAAGCACTGAGGAAGATGAGCCGGGCACTGACGACCTGCCGGGCACGCCGGCGACCCGTGCACGCGCCGATCACTTGCGCGAACGCCTGAATGCCATTGATCCTTTAGCCCTGGATGCATCAACCCAAGGCGAGGACGTCAGCCTATGGGGATATGTCGTGGAAGAGGTGGAGTTTGGCGTGATCTGA
- a CDS encoding AAA family ATPase, producing the protein MTIPDPLTLWRELEAAVRHTLTHNELAQGGLLIAVLSALAVQARTLPAQLWSWLKGRATLTLEVQGDDAAFPWLAAWLAAQPVGVHLRHLGVVTRFNEQMGGQNLCLGLDRDGDEVNVRLVPLSGQVLLRYRGHWLLARPSRTQRQLPGRASGGFDHNLTFRMLSRARPVVAELLREAYEATAGRGDGRIEIHVPSYDSWSLAERRPARPLSSLIYSAGVLDTLRSDLDAFFQDRDWYADMGIPYRRGYLLHGPPGNGKSSLVAALAGAYGLNVCVLNLAAPELTDDRLNTLLGNLPRRALLLLEDIDAVFVGREPRSPAVKLSFNGLLNALDGVAAGEGRVTFMTTNHLSGLDPALIRPGRADRHLPLGNATPDQVAGMLRRFWPAWTDAQVQALSAGVPGGLLSMARVQEYLLERRHDEAAVGRDWPALVGTPCPTRLLLAAS; encoded by the coding sequence ATGACCATTCCTGATCCCCTGACCCTCTGGCGTGAGCTGGAGGCCGCCGTCCGCCACACCCTCACCCACAACGAACTGGCCCAGGGCGGCCTGCTGATTGCCGTGCTCAGCGCGCTGGCCGTGCAGGCCCGCACGCTGCCCGCGCAGCTCTGGAGCTGGCTCAAGGGCCGGGCGACCCTCACGCTGGAAGTGCAGGGCGACGACGCCGCGTTTCCCTGGCTGGCGGCGTGGCTGGCCGCGCAGCCGGTGGGCGTGCACCTGCGCCACCTGGGCGTGGTGACCCGCTTTAACGAGCAGATGGGCGGCCAGAACCTGTGCCTGGGCCTGGACCGCGACGGCGACGAGGTGAACGTGCGGCTGGTGCCTCTGAGCGGACAGGTGCTGCTGCGCTACCGGGGTCACTGGCTGCTGGCCCGCCCCAGCCGCACCCAGCGCCAGTTGCCGGGCCGCGCCAGCGGGGGCTTTGACCACAACCTCACCTTTCGCATGCTCAGCCGCGCCCGCCCGGTGGTGGCCGAGCTGCTGCGCGAAGCCTACGAGGCCACCGCCGGCCGGGGCGACGGCCGCATCGAGATCCACGTGCCCAGTTACGACAGCTGGTCCCTGGCCGAACGCCGCCCGGCACGCCCGCTGTCCAGCCTGATCTACAGCGCCGGCGTACTGGACACGCTGCGCAGCGATCTGGACGCCTTTTTTCAGGACCGCGACTGGTACGCGGACATGGGCATTCCCTACCGCCGGGGCTACCTGCTGCACGGCCCGCCCGGCAACGGCAAAAGCAGCCTTGTGGCGGCGCTGGCCGGCGCTTACGGCCTGAACGTGTGCGTGCTGAATCTGGCCGCCCCCGAACTGACCGATGACCGCCTGAACACGCTGCTGGGCAACCTGCCCCGGCGCGCCCTGCTGCTGCTGGAAGACATTGACGCCGTCTTCGTGGGCCGCGAGCCCCGCTCGCCGGCCGTGAAGCTGTCCTTCAACGGCCTGCTCAATGCCCTGGACGGTGTGGCGGCGGGCGAGGGCCGCGTGACCTTCATGACCACCAACCACCTGTCGGGGCTGGACCCCGCCCTGATCCGCCCGGGCCGCGCCGACCGGCACCTGCCCTTAGGCAACGCCACGCCCGACCAGGTGGCCGGAATGCTGCGCCGCTTCTGGCCGGCCTGGACCGACGCGCAGGTGCAGGCCCTGAGCGCGGGGGTGCCGGGCGGCCTGCTGAGCATGGCCCGCGTGCAGGAATACCTGCTGGAGCGCCGCCACGACGAAGCGGCGGTGGGGCGCGACTGGCCTGCGCTGGTGGGCACCCCCTGCCCCACGCGCCTGCTGCTGGCCGCCAGCTGA